ACCGTGGTTGAGCGTTTACCCAACCTGATACCAGCGTTATATCAAGTTGAGGATCTCTACTTTCCTACGCGAGAAGTGGGGATAGATAAACATGGAGCGTTGAGATCGCCCCTTAACCTACGAGAAGGATTAACCTATACTGTAATTTCTGAGGTTCCCTATCGCGATCGCTCTGTTTTGCGGGAAGCTTCGACAGACTATCCCCAAGAAATTCGTGACCTGTATCTGCAAATTCCTCCAGAAATTGCAGAGCGGGTACGTCAGAAAACAGAAGAAGCGTTAGCCACTTCAGAAAATCCCTTAACCGATCCCTATGAAAAAGCTCTGTATCTGGCTCAATATTTGAAACAACGCTATAGTCTGGAGCCAGAATTACCCTTTTTTGATGGCAATGAAGACCTGGTAGAAGCCTTTCTCTTCAAATATAACGGTGGCTATCCGGATCACTTTTCTACTACGTTAACCATAATGTTGAGAGCAATTGGTATTCCGGCACGTCTAGCTGTTGGCTTTGGGCCAGGAGAATTTAACCCCTTTACCGGATTGTATGTGGTTCGTAATATTGATGCCTTTGCCCTCACAGAAGTCTATTTTCCAGAGTATGGTTGGTTTAGCTTTGACCCGATTCCCGGTCATCCCCTAATTCCGCCCTCAATTTCTGAGTATCAAAGCTTTAGCGTCCTGCGTCAGTTTTGGGATTGGGTTGCGGGTTGGTTACCGTCTCCGGTGAAAAATGCTCTTACGGCGATCGGGGCATTTATTATGACCGTTTTAGTCCGGTCACTAATTCGTCTGTGGCAATTGATTTCCAGTGGCTGGACGGGTTTCTTTATCGGTTCAATCTTAGCGATCGCGATCTCCTTTTTGCTCTGGGTCTTATTTAAGCAATGGCAACAGTGGAGACGGCAAAGATGGCTCTCTAAACTCCATCCCGTGGAGCGAATTTATCAACAATACTTAGACATTCTTAGGGAAGCCGGTTATCCCAAACATCCAGCACAAACCCCTCAAGAATATGCCGAAAGCTTGCGGGGTAAGTATGGCTCAGAAACAGCAAACGTAATTGACAGGATTCCCCAAGCCTATGTGCAATGGCGCTATGGGGGCATAGAATCTGAATCGATTTCTCATTTACAGCAGAGTTTACAACAATTAAAACAACGTTCTCGCCAAAAGAAATTGCTCACTCAAATAAGTAGTCGGTAAGGGGAAATCAGTCATCCTATTTCTCTAAGATCTCCCTCTAACGTAAGTATCACTGCCCACTCAATTACCAAATTATCTTTAAGTCATGGGGCCTCTTTACCAGACAGAAGCTAAAATGGTTGGCGTTAAAAGAACGCTCTAGCATAATCCCTGCCATGAACAATTATCCTATTCATCCTGCGTTTAAGATTCTTCCCCTGATTGCCAGTGCTATGCTGTTAGGCTCTTGTGGCAAAGAACAAGTACAGGCAACACCTCGTCCTGCGGTTCCAGTAGTCTTTGGAGAGGTGGAATCGGGGCGGGTCAGCGAGGGTACAGAATATAATGTGTCTTTGGTATCGAGAGAAATTGCCAATGTGCGCCCTAGGGTGAGTGGGAATATTTTAGAGCGATATGTGGATTTAGGCGATCGCGTCACCGCTGGACAACAGATGTTTATTATCGATCCGATTGAACAACAGGCAGCCGTGAATTCCCAACTGGCACAAGTAGGCGCAGCCACAGCCGCCCTAGAAACAGCCAAAAGTAACCTACAATCGGCGATCGCCGATCGCGCCCGCATTGCCACCGAAAAAGACCTCAACTCCGCCCGCGCCGACTGGGAAAACGCCAAATCTACCCTACTTTCCGAAGAAGCTGAACTCGACCACCGGCAAGCCCAACTCGATTACCAAACCTTAGAAAATGAGCGCTATCAATCCCTCGCTGATAATGGAGCAGTTTCTCAAGAAACTGCCGATCAAACCGAACGCTCTTATCTACAAGCGCAAGCGGATGTCGAAAACCAAAATAAAGTGATTGAAGCGGCTCAAGCAACCGTCGTCAGTAGTCGCCGAGCATATGATCGCCTGATTGCCTCCGTAGATGCCCAACTCGCCGC
The genomic region above belongs to Roseofilum reptotaenium CS-1145 and contains:
- a CDS encoding efflux RND transporter periplasmic adaptor subunit, whose protein sequence is MNNYPIHPAFKILPLIASAMLLGSCGKEQVQATPRPAVPVVFGEVESGRVSEGTEYNVSLVSREIANVRPRVSGNILERYVDLGDRVTAGQQMFIIDPIEQQAAVNSQLAQVGAATAALETAKSNLQSAIADRARIATEKDLNSARADWENAKSTLLSEEAELDHRQAQLDYQTLENERYQSLADNGAVSQETADQTERSYLQAQADVENQNKVIEAAQATVVSSRRAYDRLIASVDAQLAAQDQVIAGAEAEIARAQQELQRTRQQAAEQEARLGFYEINAPFSGTVGNVPVNVGDFVDSQTLLATVSQSQPLEVLIQIPIDRLSQVRIGTRIELQTQQNEPIGIIPVSFISPQTDAETQTITIKGIYANAENQLRTDQLVKAKVVWEDKSSVTIPTTAVTRIGDQAFVFVVNESEGQKVATQTPVTLGSITGQSFVVQEGLQGGESIVTEGVVKLRDGVPVVDSSTLPSSPEN
- a CDS encoding transglutaminase TgpA family protein, whose product is MANSSGTRQRSKFPFLSDLWKHVERLPKPVAEESMFLRILVQGLVSVGIMATDVAAGTQMSLWAVPVGMIGALWSWYRRKDRNVVTKFAIAIGMLIALFVFFGNLFTQLNDTRLVLAELLVHLQVLHSFDLPRRKDLGYSMMIGLILIGVAATLSQTLAFSPLLFLFLVIALPTLVLDYRSRLGLSPLTWNWRSTTRKRTPLAPELAPKQLGFMLLVILGLGMALFAAFPRVPGYQLRNFPVSAPPLMQEKEQSFQGLPGTIINPETAEDGEGEGGGGEVPSEGAGQMDDTFYYGFNSQINQNLRGQLTPKVMLRVRSQAEGFWRVLGFDRYTGQGWEIEQEGTALVERPSWSYKFYMPRISSLARSREVVQTYTVVERLPNLIPALYQVEDLYFPTREVGIDKHGALRSPLNLREGLTYTVISEVPYRDRSVLREASTDYPQEIRDLYLQIPPEIAERVRQKTEEALATSENPLTDPYEKALYLAQYLKQRYSLEPELPFFDGNEDLVEAFLFKYNGGYPDHFSTTLTIMLRAIGIPARLAVGFGPGEFNPFTGLYVVRNIDAFALTEVYFPEYGWFSFDPIPGHPLIPPSISEYQSFSVLRQFWDWVAGWLPSPVKNALTAIGAFIMTVLVRSLIRLWQLISSGWTGFFIGSILAIAISFLLWVLFKQWQQWRRQRWLSKLHPVERIYQQYLDILREAGYPKHPAQTPQEYAESLRGKYGSETANVIDRIPQAYVQWRYGGIESESISHLQQSLQQLKQRSRQKKLLTQISSR